In a genomic window of Streptococcus oralis:
- the gap gene encoding type I glyceraldehyde-3-phosphate dehydrogenase → MVVKVGINGFGRIGRLAFRRIQNVEGVEVTRINDLTDPVMLAHLLKYDTTQGRFDGTVEVKEGGFEVNGKFVKVSAERDPEQIDWATDGVEIVLEATGFFAKKDAAEKHLKGGAKKVVITAPGGNDVKTIVFNTNHDVLDGTETVISGASCTTNCLAPMAKALQDNFGVVEGLMTTIHAYTGDQMILDGPHRGGDLRRARAGAANIVPNSTGAAKAIGLVIPELNGKLDGSAQRVPTPTGSVTELVAVLEKNVTVDEVNAAMKAASNESYGYTEDPIVSSDIVGMSYGSLFDATQTKVLDVDGKQLVKVVSWYDNEMSYTAQLVRTLEYFAKIAK, encoded by the coding sequence ATGGTAGTTAAAGTTGGTATTAACGGTTTCGGACGTATCGGTCGTCTTGCTTTCCGCCGTATCCAAAACGTAGAAGGTGTTGAAGTTACTCGCATCAACGACCTTACAGATCCAGTTATGCTTGCACACTTGTTGAAATACGACACAACTCAAGGTCGTTTCGACGGTACTGTAGAAGTTAAAGAAGGTGGATTCGAAGTTAACGGTAAATTCGTTAAAGTTTCTGCTGAACGTGATCCAGAACAAATCGACTGGGCTACTGACGGTGTAGAAATCGTTCTTGAAGCAACTGGTTTCTTTGCTAAGAAAGATGCAGCTGAAAAACACCTTAAAGGTGGAGCTAAGAAAGTTGTTATCACTGCTCCTGGTGGAAACGATGTTAAAACAATCGTATTCAACACTAACCACGACGTTCTTGACGGTACTGAAACAGTTATCTCAGGTGCTTCATGTACTACAAACTGCTTGGCTCCAATGGCTAAAGCTCTTCAAGACAACTTCGGTGTTGTAGAAGGATTGATGACTACTATCCACGCTTACACTGGTGACCAAATGATCCTTGACGGACCACACCGTGGTGGTGACCTTCGCCGTGCTCGCGCTGGTGCTGCAAACATCGTTCCTAACTCAACTGGTGCTGCTAAAGCTATCGGTCTTGTAATCCCAGAATTGAACGGTAAACTTGACGGATCTGCACAACGTGTTCCAACTCCAACTGGATCAGTTACTGAATTGGTAGCAGTTCTTGAAAAGAACGTTACTGTTGATGAAGTGAACGCAGCTATGAAAGCAGCTTCAAACGAATCATACGGTTACACAGAAGATCCAATCGTATCTTCAGATATCGTAGGTATGTCTTACGGTTCATTGTTTGACGCAACTCAAACTAAAGTTCTTGACGTTGACGGTAAACAATTGGTTAAAGTTGTATCATGGTACGACAACGAAATGTCATACACTGCACAACTTGTACGTACTCTTGAATACTTTGCAAAAATCGCTAAATAA
- a CDS encoding membrane protein insertase YidC, whose translation MKKKLQLTSLLGLSLFIMTACATNGTASDITADSTDFWSKFVYFFAEIIRFLSFDISIGVGIILFTILIRTILLPVFQTQMVASRKMQEAQPRIKALREQYPGRDMESRTKLDQEMRKVYKELGIKHSSSLWPILIQMPVLLALFQALSRVDFLKTGHFLWINLGGVDTSFVLPILAAVFTFLSSWLSNKALSEKSGATTGMMYGMPVLIFVFAISAPSGVALYWAVSNAYQVLQTYFLNNPFKIIAEREAVVQAEKDLEGKKRRALKKAQKKKK comes from the coding sequence GTGAAAAAGAAACTACAGTTGACTAGTTTGTTGGGCTTGTCCTTGTTTATCATGACAGCCTGTGCAACAAATGGTACAGCTAGCGATATAACAGCAGATTCGACAGACTTTTGGAGCAAATTCGTCTATTTTTTTGCTGAAATTATCCGCTTTTTGTCCTTTGACATTAGTATCGGAGTGGGGATTATCCTCTTCACGATTTTGATCCGGACGATTTTATTGCCGGTCTTTCAGACACAGATGGTTGCCTCTAGAAAAATGCAAGAGGCTCAACCACGCATCAAGGCTTTGCGAGAGCAATATCCGGGTCGTGATATGGAAAGTAGAACCAAGCTAGACCAGGAGATGCGTAAGGTTTATAAAGAGTTAGGGATCAAACATTCCTCCTCTCTCTGGCCGATTTTAATACAAATGCCGGTTCTCTTGGCACTCTTTCAAGCCTTGAGTCGAGTAGACTTTTTGAAAACAGGTCACTTTTTATGGATTAATTTGGGAGGAGTAGATACAAGTTTTGTCCTTCCGATTTTGGCGGCAGTCTTTACCTTCTTGAGTAGCTGGTTATCGAATAAAGCTTTGTCTGAAAAAAGTGGAGCTACGACAGGGATGATGTATGGTATGCCCGTATTGATCTTTGTTTTTGCCATCTCCGCCCCAAGTGGTGTAGCCTTGTACTGGGCTGTATCCAATGCTTACCAAGTTCTGCAAACCTATTTCTTGAACAATCCTTTCAAGATCATTGCTGAAAGAGAAGCAGTGGTGCAAGCAGAAAAAGATTTAGAAGGCAAGAAGAGAAGAGCCTTGAAAAAAGCACAGAAAAAGAAAAAATAA
- the jag gene encoding RNA-binding cell elongation regulator Jag/EloR, with translation MVLFTGSTVEEAIQKGLKELDIPRMKAHIKVVSKEKKGFLGLFGKKPAQVDIEAISETTVIKANQQAIKGVPKEVNEKNEPVKTVSEATVDLGHVVEAIKKIEEEGQGVSEEVKAEILKNEKHASTILEETGHISILNELEPEDTAEEVESAPEKETETQEATSQSLEDLGLKVEPSYDIEQVATEVANYVQTIVDDMDVEGTISSDYNRRTINLQIDTNEPGRIIGYHGKVLKALQLLAQNYLYNRYSRTFYITINVNDYVEHRAEVLQTYAQKLATRVLEEGRSQQTDPMSNSERKIIHRIISRMDGVTSYSEGDEPNRYVVVDAE, from the coding sequence ATGGTATTATTTACAGGTTCAACGGTTGAAGAAGCAATCCAAAAAGGATTGAAAGAATTAGACATTCCAAGAATGAAGGCCCACATCAAGGTCGTTTCAAAAGAGAAAAAAGGATTCTTAGGCTTGTTTGGTAAGAAGCCAGCTCAAGTTGATATCGAAGCGATTAGTGAAACGACAGTGATCAAAGCCAATCAGCAGGCCATTAAAGGGGTTCCCAAAGAAGTTAATGAAAAAAATGAACCCGTGAAAACAGTAAGTGAAGCAACTGTTGATTTGGGTCATGTAGTGGAAGCGATTAAGAAGATTGAAGAAGAAGGTCAAGGTGTTTCTGAAGAGGTCAAGGCTGAAATCTTGAAAAATGAAAAGCACGCCAGCACGATTTTGGAAGAAACAGGCCATATTTCAATTTTAAATGAATTGGAACCAGAGGATACTGCCGAGGAAGTGGAATCTGCTCCAGAAAAAGAAACTGAAACGCAGGAAGCAACAAGCCAATCTTTGGAAGATTTAGGCTTGAAAGTAGAACCAAGTTATGACATCGAACAAGTGGCAACTGAAGTAGCTAACTACGTTCAAACCATTGTAGATGATATGGATGTTGAAGGGACGATTTCAAGTGACTACAATCGCCGCACCATCAATCTTCAAATTGACACGAATGAACCAGGCCGTATTATCGGCTATCACGGAAAAGTCTTGAAAGCTCTTCAACTATTGGCGCAAAATTACCTTTATAATCGCTATTCAAGAACCTTCTACATCACAATCAATGTCAATGATTACGTTGAACACCGTGCAGAAGTCTTGCAAACCTACGCTCAAAAATTGGCGACTCGCGTTTTAGAAGAAGGGCGTAGCCAACAAACTGATCCAATGTCAAATAGCGAACGCAAGATTATCCATCGCATTATTTCACGCATGGATGGCGTGACGAGTTACTCTGAAGGTGACGAGCCAAATCGCTATGTTGTCGTAGATGCAGAATAA
- a CDS encoding RluA family pseudouridine synthase, with protein MQFTFTLPESLPQMTVKQFLEEQLLIPRKIRHFLRIKKNILINHEEVHWNEMVKPGDICQLTFDEEDYPKKEILWGNPDLVQEVYQDQHLIIVNKPEGMKTHGNQPGEIALLNHVSAYVGQTCYVVHRLDMETSGLVLFAKNPFILPILNRLLEKKEIAREYWALIEGRVESKELVFRDKIGRDRHDRRKRIVDAKNGQYAETHISRLKQFPNKTTLVRCKLKTGRTHQIRIHLSHHKHPILGDPLYNSSSKVSRLMLHAFRLSFTHPLTLEQLSFTALSDTFETELKQNG; from the coding sequence ATGCAATTCACATTTACATTACCCGAATCCTTACCTCAAATGACGGTCAAACAATTTCTAGAGGAACAACTCCTCATCCCTAGAAAAATCCGCCATTTTTTGAGAATCAAGAAGAACATCTTAATTAACCACGAAGAAGTGCACTGGAACGAGATGGTCAAGCCAGGGGACATTTGCCAGTTGACTTTTGACGAGGAAGATTATCCCAAAAAAGAAATCCTTTGGGGCAACCCAGACCTCGTTCAAGAGGTTTATCAAGACCAACATCTCATTATCGTCAACAAGCCAGAGGGAATGAAAACTCACGGAAATCAACCTGGTGAAATTGCCCTTCTCAACCATGTCTCTGCCTACGTTGGCCAAACCTGTTATGTCGTTCATCGTCTGGATATGGAAACAAGTGGTTTAGTGCTTTTTGCTAAAAATCCTTTTATCTTACCCATCCTCAATCGTTTGTTGGAGAAAAAGGAAATCGCTCGTGAGTACTGGGCACTTATAGAAGGGCGAGTAGAAAGTAAAGAACTTGTCTTTCGAGATAAAATTGGTCGTGATCGACACGATCGTAGAAAAAGAATAGTCGATGCCAAAAATGGACAATATGCTGAAACACATATCAGTCGATTAAAGCAATTTCCAAACAAGACTACCCTTGTCCGTTGCAAACTAAAGACCGGTCGAACACATCAAATCCGTATTCACCTCTCTCATCATAAGCACCCTATTCTGGGCGATCCTCTCTATAACTCTAGTTCAAAAGTAAGCAGGCTCATGCTCCATGCCTTCCGACTTTCCTTTACTCATCCACTCACCTTAGAACAATTGAGTTTTACTGCCCTCTCAGATACTTTCGAAACCGAATTAAAACAAAATGGATGA
- a CDS encoding ribonuclease P, with the protein MLKAVREYLSFAGVQYRNPDKAGDEREKMLDLRQKGQEARKSFTELANTFQANHPEWQLQQTSQWMNQAQRLRPHFWAYLQRDGQVTEPMMALRLYGTPADFGISLEVSFIERKKDDQTLDKQAKVLELPVVEGIYYLVYSNGESHKVEATEENRRTLREKVRSQEVRKVLVKADVSFIANQSVEAILEKLEEAYARLLPYYEVTRE; encoded by the coding sequence ATGCTGAAAGCAGTTAGAGAATACCTATCATTTGCAGGAGTTCAGTACCGTAATCCTGATAAAGCTGGCGATGAAAGAGAAAAGATGTTGGATTTGCGGCAAAAAGGTCAAGAGGCTCGGAAGTCTTTTACAGAACTTGCCAATACCTTTCAAGCTAATCATCCAGAATGGCAACTGCAACAGACTAGTCAGTGGATGAACCAAGCGCAACGCTTGCGGCCGCATTTCTGGGCCTATCTACAGAGAGACGGACAAGTGACAGAACCTATGATGGCTCTTCGTTTGTATGGAACACCTGCTGACTTTGGGATTTCTTTGGAAGTCAGTTTCATCGAGCGCAAGAAAGACGACCAGACCTTAGACAAACAAGCCAAGGTTTTAGAACTTCCAGTGGTAGAAGGAATTTATTATCTAGTCTACTCAAATGGGGAAAGTCATAAGGTGGAGGCTACTGAGGAGAATCGTCGTACTTTACGCGAGAAGGTGAGAAGTCAGGAAGTCCGTAAAGTTTTGGTTAAGGCAGATGTTTCCTTCATTGCAAATCAGTCAGTAGAAGCGATATTGGAGAAGCTAGAAGAGGCTTATGCGCGCTTGCTTCCGTACTATGAAGTGACGAGGGAATAG
- the adhE gene encoding bifunctional acetaldehyde-CoA/alcohol dehydrogenase, which translates to MADKKTVTPEEKQLAAEKHVDGLVKKALVALDEMRKLNQEQVDYIVAKASVAALDAHGILAQHAVEETGRGVFEDKATKNLFACEHVVNNMRGVKTVGVIEDDPITGLTKIAEPVGVICGVTPTTNPTSTAIFKSLIALKTRNPIVFAFHPSAQESSAHAAQIVRDAAIAAGAPENCVQWITKPSMEATGALMNHEGVATILATGGNAMVKAAYSCGKPALGVGAGNVPAYVEKSADLRQAAHDIVMSKSFDNGMVCASEQAVIIDKEVYDEFVEEFKSYHTYFVNKKEKALLEEFCFGVKANSKNCAGAKLNANIVGKPAAWIAEQAGFSVPEGTNILAAECAEVGPKEPLTREKLSPVIAVLKAEDTEDGLTKARQMVEFNGLGHSAAIHTKDEALAKRFGTEIKAMRIIWNSPSTFGGIGDVYNAFIPSLTLGCGSYGHNSVGDNVSAINLLNIKKVGKRRNNMQWFKVPSKIYFERNSIQYLQTCEDIERVMIVTDKSIEKLGFVQRVIDQLNARSNRVTIQVFSDVEPDPDITTVERGAEVMKAFEPDTIIALGGGSPMDAAKVMWLFYEQPEIDFRDLVQKFMDIRKRAFRFPSLGKKAKYIGIPTTSGTGSEVTPFAVISDKKNNRKYPLADYSLTPTIAIVDPALVESVPDFIAADTGMDVLTHATEAYTSNFANDYTDGIALQTIKLVFEWLEKSVKTADPEAREKMHNASTMAGMAFANAFLGMSHSMAHKIGGVHHTVHGRTNAILLPYVIRYNGTRPSKTTTWPKYNYWKADEKFQDIAKMLGLPHSTPEEAVEAYAKAVYDLGEAVGITMNFKGFGIDEKAWKDSLHEIALLAYEDQCSPANPRLPMVADMEEIMADAYYGYAERPGRRK; encoded by the coding sequence ATGGCTGATAAAAAAACAGTAACACCAGAGGAAAAACAACTTGCTGCTGAAAAGCATGTCGATGGTCTCGTGAAAAAAGCCTTGGTTGCGCTTGATGAAATGCGCAAGTTGAACCAAGAGCAAGTTGACTATATCGTGGCAAAAGCTTCGGTTGCAGCACTTGACGCACATGGTATCCTTGCACAACACGCAGTTGAAGAAACTGGTCGTGGGGTATTTGAAGACAAGGCAACAAAAAACCTATTTGCCTGTGAGCACGTAGTGAACAATATGCGTGGAGTTAAAACAGTTGGAGTTATCGAAGATGATCCAATTACAGGTTTGACAAAGATTGCGGAGCCTGTCGGTGTAATCTGTGGTGTCACTCCGACAACAAACCCAACTTCAACAGCGATTTTCAAATCATTGATTGCTTTGAAAACACGTAACCCAATCGTTTTTGCTTTCCATCCATCAGCTCAAGAATCATCAGCACACGCAGCACAAATCGTTCGCGATGCAGCGATTGCAGCCGGTGCTCCTGAAAACTGTGTGCAATGGATTACAAAGCCATCTATGGAAGCAACTGGAGCGCTAATGAACCACGAAGGTGTTGCAACTATTCTTGCAACTGGTGGGAATGCTATGGTTAAAGCTGCATACTCATGTGGAAAACCAGCTCTTGGGGTAGGTGCCGGAAACGTTCCTGCCTATGTAGAAAAATCTGCTGACCTTCGTCAAGCTGCTCATGACATCGTTATGTCTAAATCATTTGATAATGGGATGGTCTGTGCATCAGAACAAGCGGTTATCATTGATAAAGAAGTGTATGATGAATTTGTAGAAGAATTCAAATCATATCACACTTACTTTGTAAACAAGAAAGAAAAAGCCCTTCTTGAAGAATTCTGTTTCGGTGTGAAAGCAAACAGCAAAAACTGTGCTGGTGCTAAACTAAATGCAAACATTGTTGGTAAACCAGCAGCATGGATTGCAGAACAAGCAGGATTTAGTGTTCCAGAAGGAACAAACATCTTGGCTGCAGAATGTGCAGAAGTAGGACCGAAAGAACCATTGACTCGTGAAAAATTGTCACCAGTTATCGCTGTCCTAAAAGCTGAAGATACAGAAGACGGTCTTACAAAAGCTCGTCAAATGGTTGAGTTTAACGGACTTGGTCACTCAGCAGCCATCCATACAAAAGACGAAGCTCTCGCTAAACGCTTTGGTACAGAAATCAAAGCAATGCGTATTATCTGGAACTCTCCATCTACTTTCGGTGGTATCGGTGACGTATACAATGCCTTCATTCCATCATTGACACTTGGATGTGGTTCATATGGACACAACTCAGTCGGTGATAACGTAAGTGCGATCAACCTTCTAAACATCAAGAAAGTAGGGAAACGTAGAAATAATATGCAATGGTTTAAAGTTCCTTCAAAAATTTACTTCGAACGCAATTCTATCCAATACCTTCAAACATGTGAAGATATTGAACGCGTTATGATTGTTACAGACAAATCTATCGAAAAACTTGGCTTTGTTCAACGTGTTATCGATCAATTGAACGCACGTAGCAACCGTGTAACTATTCAAGTCTTCTCAGATGTTGAACCAGATCCAGACATCACAACTGTAGAACGTGGTGCTGAAGTGATGAAAGCATTTGAACCAGATACAATTATCGCTCTTGGTGGTGGTTCTCCAATGGACGCGGCCAAAGTAATGTGGCTCTTCTACGAACAACCAGAAATCGACTTCCGTGACTTGGTTCAAAAATTCATGGACATCCGTAAACGTGCCTTCCGCTTCCCATCACTTGGTAAGAAAGCGAAATACATCGGTATTCCAACAACTTCAGGTACAGGTTCAGAAGTAACACCATTTGCCGTTATCTCTGATAAGAAAAACAACCGCAAATACCCATTGGCTGACTACTCATTGACACCAACTATTGCCATTGTTGACCCTGCTTTGGTTGAATCAGTTCCAGACTTCATCGCTGCTGATACAGGTATGGACGTCTTGACTCACGCGACTGAAGCCTACACTTCAAACTTTGCTAACGACTACACAGACGGTATTGCGCTTCAAACAATCAAACTTGTCTTTGAATGGTTGGAAAAATCTGTTAAGACAGCTGACCCAGAAGCACGTGAAAAAATGCATAATGCGTCTACAATGGCTGGTATGGCCTTCGCCAATGCCTTCCTTGGTATGAGCCACTCAATGGCCCACAAGATTGGTGGTGTTCACCATACTGTTCACGGACGTACAAATGCAATCTTGCTTCCATACGTTATCCGTTACAACGGTACTCGCCCATCTAAGACAACTACATGGCCTAAGTACAACTACTGGAAAGCTGATGAGAAATTCCAAGACATCGCGAAAATGCTTGGCTTGCCTCACTCAACTCCAGAAGAAGCGGTTGAAGCGTATGCCAAAGCAGTTTACGATCTTGGTGAAGCAGTTGGAATCACAATGAACTTCAAAGGCTTTGGAATCGATGAAAAAGCTTGGAAAGACAGCTTGCATGAAATTGCCTTGCTTGCTTATGAAGACCAATGTTCACCTGCTAACCCACGCTTGCCAATGGTAGCTGACATGGAAGAAATCATGGCAGATGCTTACTATGGTTATGCAGAACGACCAGGACGTCGCAAATAA
- the tkt gene encoding transketolase: MSNLSVNAIRFLGIDAINKANSGHPGVVMGAAPMAYSLFTKQLRINPAQPNWINRDRFILSAGHGSMLLYALLHLSGFEDVSMEEVKNFRQWGSKTPGHPEFGHTAGVDATTGPLGQGISTATGFAQAERFLAAKYNREGFNIFDHYTYVICGDGDLMEGVSSEAASYAGLQKLDKLVVLYDSNDINLDGETKDSFTESVRDRYNAYGWHTALVEDGTDLEAIHAAIETAKASGKPSLIEVKTVIGYGSPNKQGTNAVHGAPLGADETAATRQALGWDYEPFEIPAEVYADFKENVADRGASAYQAWTKLVADYKEAHPELAAEVEAIIDGRDPVKVTPADFPALENGFSQATRNSSQDALNVVATKLPTFLGGSADLAHSNMTYIKTDGLQDDANRLNRNIQFGVREFAMGTILNGMALHGGLRVYGGTFFVFSDYVKAAVRLSALQGLPVTYVFTHDSIAVGEDGPTHEPVEHLAGLRAMPNLNVFRPADARETQAAWYLAVTSEKTPTALVLTRQNLTVEEGTDFDKVAKGAYVVYENAADFDTILIATGSEVNLAVAAAKELASQGAKVRVVSMPSTDVFDAQDAAYKEEILPNAVRRRVAVEMGATQNWYKYVGLDGAVLGIDTFGASAPAPKVLAEYGFTVENLVKVVQNLK, translated from the coding sequence ATGTCAAATCTATCTGTTAATGCAATTCGTTTTCTAGGTATTGACGCCATCAACAAAGCAAACTCAGGTCACCCAGGGGTGGTTATGGGGGCTGCTCCTATGGCCTATAGCCTCTTTACAAAGCAACTTCGTATCAATCCAGCTCAACCAAACTGGATCAACCGCGATCGCTTTATTCTTTCAGCAGGACACGGCTCTATGCTCCTCTACGCCCTTCTTCATCTCTCTGGATTTGAAGATGTGAGCATGGAAGAAGTCAAGAACTTCCGCCAATGGGGTTCAAAAACACCAGGTCACCCAGAATTTGGTCATACAGCAGGGGTTGACGCTACAACTGGTCCTCTAGGTCAAGGGATTTCTACTGCTACTGGTTTTGCCCAAGCAGAACGTTTCCTTGCAGCGAAGTATAACCGCGAAGGCTTCAATATCTTTGACCACTATACTTATGTGATCTGTGGAGATGGAGACTTGATGGAAGGTGTCTCAAGTGAGGCGGCTTCATATGCAGGCTTGCAAAAACTTGACAAGTTGGTGGTTCTTTATGATTCAAATGACATTAACTTGGATGGTGAGACAAAGGATTCCTTTACTGAAAGTGTTCGTGATCGCTACAATGCCTACGGCTGGCATACAGCCTTGGTTGAAGATGGAACAGACTTGGAAGCTATCCATGCTGCTATCGAAACAGCTAAAGCTTCAGGCAAGCCATCTTTGATTGAAGTGAAGACTGTTATTGGATACGGTTCTCCAAACAAACAAGGAACTAATGCGGTACACGGTGCTCCTCTTGGAGCAGATGAAACTGCGGCTACTCGCCAAGCTCTTGGTTGGGACTATGAACCATTTGAAATCCCAGCTGAAGTTTACGCTGATTTCAAAGAAAATGTTGCAGATCGTGGCGCATCAGCTTATCAAGCTTGGACTAAATTAGTTGCTGATTATAAAGAAGCTCATCCAGAACTGGCTGCAGAAGTAGAAGCCATCATCGACGGCCGTGATCCAGTTAAAGTGACTCCAGCAGACTTCCCAGCCTTAGAAAATGGATTTTCTCAAGCAACTCGCAACTCAAGTCAAGATGCTTTGAACGTTGTAGCTACTAAATTGCCAACCTTCCTAGGTGGTTCAGCTGACCTTGCTCACTCAAACATGACTTATATTAAGACTGATGGACTTCAAGACGATGCTAATCGCTTGAACCGCAACATTCAGTTTGGTGTTCGTGAATTTGCAATGGGAACGATCTTGAACGGGATGGCCCTTCACGGTGGACTTCGTGTATACGGTGGTACTTTCTTCGTCTTTTCTGACTATGTGAAAGCAGCTGTCCGCTTGTCAGCCTTGCAAGGACTTCCTGTGACTTATGTCTTTACCCACGATTCGATTGCAGTTGGTGAAGATGGTCCAACTCACGAACCAGTTGAACACTTAGCAGGTCTCCGTGCTATGCCAAATCTCAATGTTTTCCGCCCAGCAGATGCGCGTGAAACTCAAGCGGCTTGGTACCTTGCCGTGACAAGCGAAAAAACACCAACTGCCCTTGTCTTGACACGTCAAAACTTGACTGTCGAAGAAGGAACAGACTTTGACAAAGTTGCGAAAGGTGCCTATGTTGTCTATGAAAATGCAGCAGACTTTGATACAATCTTGATTGCAACAGGTTCAGAGGTGAATTTGGCGGTCGCAGCTGCCAAAGAATTGGCTAGCCAAGGTGCAAAAGTCCGTGTAGTCAGCATGCCATCAACAGATGTCTTTGACGCACAAGATGCAGCTTACAAGGAAGAAATCCTTCCAAATGCAGTTCGCCGTCGTGTTGCAGTTGAAATGGGTGCAACTCAAAACTGGTACAAGTATGTTGGTCTTGATGGTGCAGTTCTCGGTATTGATACCTTTGGAGCATCTGCCCCAGCACCAAAAGTATTGGCAGAGTACGGATTTACAGTTGAAAATCTAGTCAAAGTCGTTCAAAACTTGAAATAA
- a CDS encoding low molecular weight protein-tyrosine-phosphatase → MKKIVFVCLGNICRSPMAEFVMKSMTSDYHIESRATSSWEHGNPIHKGTQGIFQQYQIPYDKDKTSLQIGREDFESFDYIIGMDASNLSDLRHMCPQELQYKIYSFAAENVPDPWYTGDFEETYARITSGCQSWLDRLENESDNGKV, encoded by the coding sequence ATGAAAAAAATAGTATTTGTTTGCTTAGGAAATATTTGCCGAAGTCCCATGGCAGAGTTTGTGATGAAGTCCATGACGAGCGATTACCACATCGAGAGTCGGGCGACGTCATCATGGGAACATGGCAATCCGATTCATAAGGGAACGCAAGGAATTTTCCAGCAATATCAGATCCCGTATGACAAAGATAAAACATCGCTTCAGATTGGCAGGGAAGACTTTGAATCGTTTGATTACATTATCGGTATGGATGCTTCAAACCTTTCAGATCTGCGTCACATGTGTCCTCAGGAACTACAGTACAAGATCTACTCTTTTGCGGCTGAAAATGTCCCAGATCCTTGGTATACAGGAGATTTTGAGGAAACCTATGCTCGTATCACAAGTGGATGTCAAAGCTGGTTAGACCGTTTAGAAAATGAGAGTGACAATGGAAAAGTTTAA
- a CDS encoding MORN repeat-containing protein, with protein MEKFKEIFEKYRVYLTRPRIEIATVLLIAICAVSVFLLNTPKKGVLTLDGGALVYDGTLVRGKMNGQGTLTFENGDQYTGDFNNGAFNGKGTFQSKDGWKYEGDFVNGQAEGQGKLTTEQEVVYEGTFKQGVFQQKQ; from the coding sequence ATGGAAAAGTTTAAAGAAATTTTTGAAAAATATCGAGTATATCTAACTCGCCCGCGTATAGAGATTGCAACCGTTCTTCTAATCGCTATCTGCGCCGTATCAGTTTTTCTACTAAACACTCCTAAAAAGGGTGTCCTGACACTTGATGGTGGAGCTCTTGTTTATGATGGCACCTTGGTACGAGGGAAAATGAATGGTCAAGGAACCTTGACCTTTGAAAATGGAGACCAATATACAGGTGATTTCAATAATGGAGCCTTTAATGGAAAAGGGACTTTCCAATCAAAAGATGGCTGGAAATACGAAGGTGATTTTGTAAATGGCCAGGCTGAAGGTCAAGGGAAGTTGACGACAGAGCAAGAAGTTGTTTATGAAGGGACCTTTAAACAAGGCGTTTTTCAGCAAAAACAGTAG
- the yajC gene encoding preprotein translocase subunit YajC produces MDPNITFLIMLVGMFALMFFMQRSQKKQAQKRMESLNKLQKGYEVITIGGLYGTVDEVDTEKQTIVLDVDGVYLTFELAAIKTVLPLKEAVTPEGTVIDESGAIEE; encoded by the coding sequence ATGGATCCAAATATTACTTTTTTAATCATGCTTGTAGGTATGTTTGCCTTGATGTTCTTTATGCAACGTTCTCAAAAGAAACAAGCTCAAAAGCGTATGGAAAGCTTGAACAAGCTTCAAAAAGGCTATGAAGTGATCACAATCGGTGGACTCTACGGAACAGTGGATGAAGTCGATACTGAGAAACAAACAATCGTACTAGACGTAGATGGTGTTTATTTGACTTTTGAATTAGCTGCTATCAAGACAGTGTTGCCACTCAAAGAAGCTGTGACACCAGAAGGAACAGTTATCGACGAAAGTGGAGCAATTGAAGAATAA